In Candidatus Marinimicrobia bacterium CG08_land_8_20_14_0_20_45_22, one DNA window encodes the following:
- a CDS encoding aromatic hydrocarbon degradation protein, producing the protein AYFNPAGLTKLSDGLHFDISNQSIWQKKTVNNNTATLNKDEFVGDVAALVFPTAYVAYKMEN; encoded by the coding sequence GCGTATTTCAATCCAGCCGGTCTGACCAAACTGTCCGACGGATTGCACTTCGACATCAGCAACCAGTCGATCTGGCAGAAGAAAACGGTAAACAACAATACGGCAACGCTGAATAAAGATGAATTTGTTGGAGATGTCGCGGCGCTGGTATTCCCGACGGCTTATGTTGCCTATAAAATGGAAAATTAG